A window from Herbaspirillum sp. meg3 encodes these proteins:
- the hpnE gene encoding hydroxysqualene dehydroxylase HpnE — MGTSPDNKSIDHIAVIGGGWAGCAAAVKLAQAGRCVSLFESNRILGGRARRVEINGRTLDNGQHILLGAYRATLQLMKVVGIDAGKSLLRLPLQMRYPTHIDGMDFIAPRLPAPLHVLVALVKARGLTRDDKMALARFSTTARWMGWQLYDDCSVTELLERYEQTERLTRLMWTPLCIAALNTPPQRASAQVFLNVLRDSLGARRTASDMLIPRTDLTALFPQQAATFVEQCGGDIVCGRAVESISPRAPSQTGSPSARWQIHFKQTDDPASFDGVVIATGPEVAADLLEGICDTVSLRALDYEPITTCYLQYPPQVRLDQAFYALLDDPQQAAWGQFVFDRGQLSADGSDNAGLLAVVVSAAGDAIAQGHAALTEGITTQLAQQLQNPLLKTPLWSKVISEKRATFSCTPGLLRPDNSTMPPGLALAGDYVAGDYPATLEAAVQSGIKAAELFL, encoded by the coding sequence ATGGGAACATCCCCTGACAATAAAAGTATAGATCACATCGCCGTCATCGGCGGCGGCTGGGCCGGCTGCGCTGCGGCAGTCAAACTTGCTCAGGCCGGACGATGCGTCAGCCTGTTCGAATCCAACCGCATCCTCGGCGGCCGCGCCCGGCGTGTAGAAATCAACGGCCGCACGCTGGACAACGGCCAGCACATCCTCCTCGGTGCCTACCGCGCCACGCTGCAACTGATGAAAGTCGTCGGCATCGATGCCGGAAAATCCTTGCTGCGCCTGCCGCTGCAGATGCGTTATCCGACACACATCGATGGCATGGATTTCATCGCGCCACGCTTGCCTGCCCCTTTGCATGTGCTGGTCGCGTTGGTCAAAGCCAGAGGGCTGACACGCGACGACAAAATGGCGCTGGCGCGTTTTTCCACCACTGCGCGCTGGATGGGCTGGCAGCTGTACGACGATTGCAGCGTCACAGAATTGCTGGAGCGCTACGAACAAACCGAGCGCCTGACGCGCCTGATGTGGACGCCGCTCTGTATTGCGGCACTCAACACGCCACCGCAGCGCGCCTCTGCCCAGGTCTTCCTGAACGTACTGCGTGACAGTCTGGGTGCGCGTCGCACTGCGTCCGACATGCTGATTCCGCGTACCGACCTGACGGCGCTGTTTCCGCAGCAAGCAGCCACGTTTGTCGAACAATGCGGCGGCGATATCGTTTGCGGGCGGGCGGTTGAGTCGATTTCTCCGCGCGCTCCCTCTCAAACCGGATCGCCATCGGCGCGCTGGCAAATCCATTTCAAGCAAACCGACGATCCGGCCTCCTTCGACGGCGTCGTCATTGCTACCGGCCCGGAAGTCGCCGCAGATTTGCTGGAGGGAATCTGCGATACCGTTTCACTACGTGCGCTGGATTACGAACCGATCACAACGTGCTATCTGCAATACCCGCCGCAAGTCCGCCTCGATCAGGCTTTCTACGCTTTGCTGGATGATCCGCAGCAGGCGGCGTGGGGGCAATTCGTCTTTGATCGCGGTCAGCTCAGTGCTGATGGCAGTGACAATGCAGGCCTGCTGGCTGTCGTAGTCAGCGCCGCCGGCGACGCCATTGCACAGGGGCATGCGGCACTCACCGAAGGTATTACCACTCAACTGGCACAACAGTTGCAAAATCCACTACTGAAAACACCGCTCTGGAGCAAGGTCATCTCCGAAAAACGCGCAACGTTTTCCTGCACACCGGGCTTGTTACGCCCCGACAATAGCACCATGCCGCCTGGCTTGGCGCTGGCCGGCGACTATGTCGCAGGCGACTATCCCGCTACGCTGGAGGCTGCTGTGCAAAGCGGCATCAAGGCCGCCGAGCTGTTTCTGTAA
- a CDS encoding amidase — protein MKTIRALAAELQSGQTTSVKLVEQALERIASYRGQGGAAYISVDTDRALAAARASDAARAAGNVPSLLAGLPVSIKDLFDVQGEVTAAGSKALASKPAAKNDASAVAHLRHAGAILLGRTNMSEFAFSGLGLNPHYGTPRNPLDVERVSGGSTSGGAVTVALDMAVAALGTDTGGSIRIPSAFCGLTGFKPTADRVSLQGAVPLSTTLDSAGPLSRSVDCCAIVDAILSGENLETDAVPLAGLRFGVTDDFVGDGMDATVRAAFDAALSRLQSAGALIQRFSFPELKELPLINAGGGFSAAESWAWHRKLLESSADQYDQRVAVRIRRGAQQTAADYIDLLEARRRIIAQAARRLSVFDAWLMPTVPVVPPMVQALQDNDETFFATNGLVLRNPSVINFLDGCALNLPCPSEGGLPVGISICGQYGNDARVLAIGRTVEAVLSGKQS, from the coding sequence ATGAAGACTATCAGAGCACTCGCTGCAGAATTGCAGTCTGGGCAGACAACGAGCGTCAAATTGGTAGAGCAGGCGCTGGAGCGTATCGCTTCGTATCGCGGGCAGGGCGGTGCGGCTTATATCAGTGTCGACACTGATCGGGCGTTGGCTGCGGCGCGCGCCAGCGATGCCGCGCGTGCTGCCGGCAACGTGCCTTCGTTGTTGGCCGGTTTGCCGGTCTCGATCAAGGATTTGTTTGACGTGCAAGGTGAAGTGACTGCAGCCGGTTCGAAAGCACTCGCTAGCAAGCCGGCCGCAAAAAATGATGCGTCTGCAGTGGCGCATCTGCGGCATGCGGGCGCGATTTTGCTCGGTCGTACCAATATGAGCGAGTTTGCCTTCTCCGGTCTCGGCCTGAATCCGCACTACGGTACGCCGCGCAATCCTTTGGATGTGGAGCGGGTGAGTGGTGGTTCGACTTCCGGCGGCGCCGTGACCGTAGCGCTGGACATGGCTGTAGCGGCGTTGGGTACGGATACCGGCGGCTCGATCCGTATCCCTTCCGCGTTTTGCGGATTGACCGGCTTCAAGCCAACAGCAGATCGTGTGAGTTTGCAGGGGGCGGTACCGTTGTCGACCACGTTGGACTCTGCCGGGCCCCTGTCGCGCAGCGTGGATTGCTGTGCCATCGTCGATGCCATTTTGTCCGGCGAAAATCTTGAAACGGATGCCGTGCCCCTTGCAGGCCTGCGATTCGGTGTAACCGATGATTTTGTCGGTGATGGCATGGACGCCACCGTGCGCGCTGCTTTTGATGCGGCGTTGTCGCGCTTGCAAAGCGCAGGTGCGTTGATTCAACGCTTTTCATTTCCTGAACTGAAAGAATTGCCGCTGATCAATGCTGGCGGTGGTTTCAGTGCAGCAGAGTCGTGGGCATGGCATCGCAAGCTACTGGAAAGCTCTGCGGATCAGTACGATCAGCGTGTGGCGGTGCGCATCCGTCGTGGCGCTCAGCAGACTGCGGCCGATTATATTGATCTTCTTGAGGCGCGTCGGCGCATCATTGCGCAGGCCGCGCGTCGCTTGTCGGTATTCGATGCATGGTTGATGCCGACCGTCCCGGTGGTGCCGCCAATGGTGCAAGCTTTGCAAGACAATGATGAAACTTTCTTTGCCACCAACGGCCTGGTATTGCGCAATCCGAGTGTGATCAATTTTCTGGACGGCTGTGCATTGAACTTGCCGTGCCCGTCCGAAGGAGGATTGCCGGTCGGCATCAGCATTTGCGGCCAGTATGGCAACGACGCACGCGTGCTGGCAATCGGCCGCACTGTGGAAGCAGTTTTGTCCGGCAAGCAGAGCTGA
- the dbpA gene encoding ATP-dependent RNA helicase DbpA translates to MVNTTPSPSFPFSNLALMPAMLANLDALGYREMTTIQAESLPSALEGRDLIAQAKTGSGKTAAFGIAMLHRLNPAYFAIQGLVICPTRELADQVSNELRRLARFTENIKILTLCGGTAMRPQIASLEHGCHIVVGTPGRIRDHIGRDTINLKAVQTLVLDEADRMVDMGFYEDIEGIVSACPSRRQTLLFSATYPDDIRKASSRFLHDPVEIKVEAQHDGEKIEQRFFEVSAEQRNFAVARLLQHYQPVSTLAFCNTKIHCRELAEELRAQGFSALALYGDLEQRERDEILVQFANQSCSVLVATDVAARGLDIANLSAVINVDVTRDTEVHIHRIGRTGRGQDKGLALNLCIPTEKRWVKLIEEYQKAPVQWFDLNALDTNEDKVLRAPMRTLCIQGGKKDKLRPGDLLGALTGDVGLTKEQVGKINVFEFSTYVALDYRIAEKAYARLSEGNIKGRNFKMRLMRTA, encoded by the coding sequence ATGGTGAACACGACACCCTCGCCCTCCTTTCCTTTTTCAAATCTGGCGCTCATGCCGGCCATGCTCGCCAACCTGGACGCGCTCGGCTATCGCGAGATGACGACGATCCAGGCTGAAAGTCTGCCTTCGGCGCTGGAAGGACGCGATTTGATTGCTCAGGCAAAGACCGGCAGCGGCAAGACTGCAGCGTTTGGCATTGCCATGTTGCATCGGCTGAATCCGGCGTATTTTGCGATTCAGGGCCTGGTCATTTGCCCGACGCGTGAACTGGCGGATCAGGTATCGAATGAATTGCGCCGCCTTGCGCGCTTTACCGAAAACATCAAGATCCTGACCTTGTGCGGCGGCACTGCCATGCGCCCGCAAATTGCATCGCTGGAACATGGCTGTCATATCGTCGTCGGTACACCCGGTCGCATCCGTGACCACATCGGCCGCGACACCATCAACCTCAAAGCCGTCCAGACGCTGGTGCTGGACGAAGCCGACCGCATGGTCGACATGGGATTCTACGAGGACATCGAAGGGATCGTCAGCGCCTGCCCCTCCCGTCGCCAGACTTTGCTGTTTTCAGCGACCTACCCTGACGATATCCGCAAGGCCAGTTCACGCTTCCTGCACGACCCGGTAGAAATCAAGGTCGAAGCCCAGCACGATGGCGAAAAAATCGAACAGCGCTTTTTTGAAGTCTCGGCCGAGCAGCGCAATTTTGCGGTTGCACGGCTGCTGCAACACTATCAGCCGGTATCGACGCTGGCCTTCTGCAACACCAAGATCCATTGTCGCGAACTGGCGGAAGAATTGCGCGCACAAGGATTCAGCGCATTGGCCCTGTACGGCGATCTGGAGCAACGCGAGCGCGATGAAATCCTGGTGCAATTCGCCAATCAAAGCTGTTCGGTGCTGGTCGCGACGGATGTGGCGGCACGCGGACTCGACATTGCCAACCTGAGCGCCGTGATCAACGTCGACGTCACCCGCGACACGGAAGTCCACATCCACCGCATCGGCCGCACCGGCCGCGGACAGGACAAGGGTCTGGCGCTGAATCTGTGCATCCCGACCGAAAAACGCTGGGTGAAACTGATTGAGGAATATCAGAAAGCGCCGGTGCAATGGTTCGACCTCAATGCGCTGGACACCAATGAAGACAAGGTATTGCGAGCACCGATGCGCACCTTGTGCATTCAGGGCGGCAAGAAGGACAAGCTGCGTCCGGGCGACTTGCTCGGCGCACTGACCGGCGATGTCGGCCTGACCAAGGAGCAGGTCGGCAAGATCAACGTGTTCGAGTTTTCAACCTATGTGGCGCTGGACTACCGCATTGCTGAAAAAGCCTACGCACGTCTGAGCGAAGGCAACATCAAGGGCCGCAACTTCAAAATGCGTCTGATGCGAACAGCCTGA
- the hpnD gene encoding presqualene diphosphate synthase HpnD, with amino-acid sequence MSPDEYCQQKAAQSGSSFYYSFLFLPPERRRAITALYAFCREVDDTVDEIEDAGVARTKLMWWRKEIAAMLNGNPSHPVTLALQPHVATYGLKGEHLQAIIDGMEMDLDQTRYLDFPGLQRYCWHVASVVGILSASIFGVTQGGTLLFAEKLGLAFQLTNIIRDVGEDGRKGRIYLPVNELQQFNVTAADILNARHSENFEKLMRFQVERAQRVYDEAFALLPKEDRRAQRPGLMMAAIYRTLLNEIEHDGFHVLNQRISLTPIRKLWLAWKTYIRG; translated from the coding sequence ATGTCTCCTGACGAATATTGCCAGCAAAAAGCTGCCCAGAGCGGCTCCAGCTTTTACTACAGCTTTTTGTTCCTGCCACCTGAGCGCCGACGTGCCATTACTGCACTGTACGCCTTCTGCCGCGAAGTGGACGATACCGTTGATGAAATAGAAGACGCCGGTGTGGCGCGCACCAAACTGATGTGGTGGCGCAAGGAAATTGCTGCAATGCTCAATGGGAATCCCAGCCATCCGGTCACCCTTGCCCTGCAGCCGCATGTGGCGACTTATGGCCTCAAAGGCGAACACTTGCAGGCGATCATTGACGGCATGGAGATGGATCTCGACCAAACGCGCTATCTCGACTTCCCCGGCTTGCAACGCTATTGCTGGCACGTCGCCAGCGTCGTGGGCATTTTGTCGGCGAGCATCTTCGGCGTCACACAAGGCGGCACGCTGCTGTTTGCTGAAAAACTCGGACTTGCGTTTCAACTGACCAACATCATCCGCGATGTCGGCGAAGATGGGCGCAAGGGCCGCATCTACTTGCCGGTCAATGAATTGCAGCAATTCAACGTCACCGCCGCCGATATTCTTAATGCGCGTCACAGCGAAAACTTCGAGAAGCTGATGCGTTTCCAGGTAGAGCGCGCTCAGCGCGTGTACGACGAAGCCTTCGCCTTGCTGCCGAAAGAAGACCGCCGCGCCCAGCGCCCGGGTCTGATGATGGCGGCGATTTATCGCACCTTGCTCAACGAGATTGAGCACGATGGTTTCCACGTCTTGAATCAACGCATCTCGCTCACGCCGATACGCAAACTATGGCTGGCGTGGAAGACTTATATACGCGGCTGA
- a CDS encoding CreA family protein, translated as MAQELGDVSTAFRWLGKNDRIAVEAYDDPKVVGVTCYVSRARTGGVKGTVGLAEDKAEASIACRQVAATVTFKGTVPQQEDVFSERMSILFKRLHIVRLVDVKRNTLVYLTYSDKLIDGSPMNAITAVPVAASTPIPVK; from the coding sequence ATGGCCCAGGAACTCGGCGACGTCAGCACAGCTTTCCGCTGGCTGGGGAAAAATGACCGTATTGCCGTTGAGGCCTACGACGACCCGAAAGTTGTAGGGGTGACTTGTTATGTCTCGCGCGCGCGCACCGGCGGCGTGAAGGGTACGGTCGGTCTGGCTGAAGACAAGGCGGAAGCTTCTATCGCCTGCCGCCAGGTTGCGGCGACGGTGACGTTTAAGGGTACCGTGCCGCAGCAGGAAGATGTCTTTTCCGAGCGGATGTCCATCCTGTTCAAGCGTTTGCACATCGTGCGGCTCGTCGATGTTAAACGCAACACCTTGGTATATTTGACGTATTCCGACAAGCTGATCGACGGTAGTCCGATGAATGCAATTACCGCAGTTCCTGTCGCGGCATCCACTCCTATCCCGGTGAAATAA
- a CDS encoding DUF1653 domain-containing protein: MRYQHYKGGIYEYLHDATLESDLTPMVVYRAANGTVWIRPKEVFHEIIEVDGKRVPRFSLMDEAG; this comes from the coding sequence ATGCGCTATCAACATTACAAAGGCGGTATTTATGAATATCTCCACGATGCTACGCTGGAGTCGGATCTGACGCCGATGGTTGTCTATCGTGCTGCCAACGGCACGGTCTGGATTCGTCCGAAAGAGGTATTCCACGAGATCATCGAAGTCGACGGCAAGCGTGTGCCGCGTTTTTCGCTGATGGACGAGGCCGGTTGA
- the hpnC gene encoding squalene synthase HpnC, with product MAVDHYENFPVASILLPAHLRPAVKAIYAFARSADDIADEGDAKPAQRLAALTAYERQLDKIEAGATLTDPMFQTLADVIHQYRLPLTPFRDLLSAFKQDVVTKRYQDFDSLLDYCRRSANPVGLLMLHLYKAATPENVRDSDTICSSLQLINFWQDVAIDWEKERIYLPAEDLQRFSVSEQDIAGATNNQAWRALMQFEINRARAMMLAAAPLARRLPGRIGWELRMVVQGGLRILERLEQSEGDVFRHRPKLGKTDWCVILWRAIVM from the coding sequence ATGGCTGTTGACCATTACGAAAATTTTCCCGTTGCTTCGATTCTTCTGCCGGCGCACCTGCGTCCCGCCGTCAAAGCCATCTATGCTTTCGCGCGCAGTGCTGACGATATCGCCGATGAAGGCGACGCCAAACCGGCGCAACGACTCGCTGCACTGACCGCGTATGAACGGCAACTCGACAAGATCGAAGCCGGGGCCACACTCACTGATCCGATGTTTCAGACACTGGCAGACGTTATTCATCAGTACCGACTTCCTCTGACGCCTTTTCGCGACTTGCTTTCGGCCTTCAAGCAAGATGTCGTGACCAAGCGCTATCAAGACTTCGATAGCTTGCTCGATTATTGCCGCCGGTCCGCCAACCCTGTGGGTTTGCTCATGCTGCACCTCTACAAAGCAGCAACGCCAGAGAACGTGCGCGACTCGGACACTATCTGCTCATCGCTACAGCTGATTAATTTTTGGCAGGACGTTGCTATCGACTGGGAAAAAGAACGTATCTATCTTCCAGCGGAAGATCTGCAACGCTTTAGCGTCAGCGAACAAGATATCGCAGGCGCTACCAACAACCAGGCCTGGCGTGCGCTGATGCAGTTTGAAATCAATCGTGCGCGCGCCATGATGCTGGCTGCGGCGCCGCTGGCGCGTCGCTTGCCGGGACGAATAGGTTGGGAATTAAGGATGGTTGTGCAAGGCGGCTTGCGTATTCTGGAGCGCCTGGAACAATCGGAGGGTGATGTGTTCAGACACCGGCCGAAACTGGGAAAGACAGACTGGTGCGTGATTTTGTGGCGCGCCATTGTCATGTGA
- a CDS encoding HDOD domain-containing protein, with protein MNRLEAFRSIAAQAGRGELVFPTNVNASIKLQQALNDPNCHLEAAAKLVMAEPLLSARTVAIANSAAYNRSGGEINNVRTAVMRLGFKTLNAITTAVIVRQLGRNISDAEMRVKAAQLWEHTANVAAIAQVIALKMTRLDPETAMFAGIVHEVGGFYLLSRTDEFPGLLDGNSEDWAEYGEKMIGRAVLKKLGIPEAVVAAVESLWHGIRVLPPETLGDVLLLAKELSPVPSPFQKSLLEAGRAPDTIVDEFIGDDSLRDMLEDSADEIRSLTQALLI; from the coding sequence ATGAACAGACTGGAAGCTTTCAGAAGCATTGCAGCGCAGGCCGGTCGCGGCGAACTGGTATTTCCTACCAACGTCAATGCATCGATCAAACTGCAGCAAGCGCTTAACGATCCGAATTGTCACCTGGAAGCGGCTGCCAAGCTTGTGATGGCAGAGCCGCTGCTGTCGGCACGTACCGTGGCGATCGCCAATTCGGCCGCATACAACCGCTCCGGCGGCGAAATCAACAACGTCCGAACGGCGGTCATGCGTCTCGGTTTCAAAACCCTGAACGCGATTACGACAGCCGTTATCGTGCGCCAACTGGGCCGCAACATCTCCGACGCGGAAATGCGCGTCAAGGCGGCGCAACTGTGGGAGCACACGGCCAACGTCGCTGCGATCGCGCAGGTGATTGCGTTGAAGATGACGCGGCTGGATCCGGAAACTGCCATGTTTGCCGGTATCGTCCACGAAGTCGGTGGGTTTTACCTGTTGTCGCGCACGGATGAGTTCCCCGGCCTGCTCGACGGCAATTCCGAAGACTGGGCAGAATATGGCGAGAAAATGATCGGCCGCGCCGTGCTGAAAAAGCTCGGCATTCCCGAGGCCGTGGTTGCCGCCGTGGAGTCCTTGTGGCATGGCATCCGGGTATTGCCGCCGGAAACGCTGGGCGACGTGCTGCTGCTGGCGAAAGAGTTGTCGCCGGTGCCTTCGCCGTTCCAGAAGAGTCTGCTGGAAGCCGGCCGTGCACCGGACACCATCGTCGATGAATTCATCGGTGATGATTCCTTGCGCGACATGCTGGAAGATTCCGCTGACGAAATCCGTTCACTGACCCAGGCTTTGCTGATTTGA
- a CDS encoding TatD family hydrolase has protein sequence MYIDSHCHINFPELVARLPDILGKMAENRVSHALCVSVNLPEFPQVLALAEKHPHIYASVGVHPDYEDTPEPTVEQLVELADNPRIVAIGETGLDYFRLQGDLEWQRERFRTHIRASRITGKPLIIHTRSASEDTIRILREEGASPEAGGVAGVMHCFTESQEVADAAIELGFYISFSGIVTFKSAKALQEVARTIPLERMLIETDSPYLAPVPHRGKTNEPGLVRHVAEFIADLRGISVEEVARHTTENFFTLFKMAK, from the coding sequence ATGTATATCGATTCCCATTGCCACATCAATTTCCCCGAACTCGTAGCGCGTCTTCCCGATATCCTCGGCAAGATGGCTGAGAACCGCGTCAGCCATGCGTTGTGCGTATCGGTGAACCTGCCTGAATTTCCGCAAGTGCTCGCGCTGGCGGAGAAGCATCCGCATATCTATGCTTCGGTCGGGGTGCATCCCGACTATGAAGACACGCCGGAGCCGACTGTCGAGCAACTGGTCGAGCTGGCCGACAATCCGCGCATTGTCGCCATCGGTGAAACCGGGCTCGACTATTTTCGCCTGCAAGGCGATCTCGAATGGCAGCGCGAGCGTTTCCGCACGCATATCCGTGCTTCGCGCATCACCGGCAAGCCGCTGATCATCCATACCCGCTCAGCCTCGGAAGACACAATCCGTATCCTTCGCGAAGAGGGCGCAAGTCCTGAAGCAGGTGGCGTTGCCGGCGTCATGCATTGCTTCACGGAGTCGCAGGAAGTCGCTGATGCCGCCATTGAACTCGGGTTTTATATTTCCTTCTCCGGCATCGTCACGTTCAAAAGCGCTAAGGCATTGCAAGAGGTCGCACGTACGATACCGCTGGAGCGCATGCTGATCGAAACCGATTCGCCTTATCTGGCGCCGGTGCCACACCGTGGCAAAACCAACGAGCCCGGGCTTGTGCGTCACGTCGCAGAATTCATCGCCGACTTGCGCGGCATTTCGGTGGAAGAAGTGGCGCGTCACACCACGGAAAATTTCTTCACCTTGTTCAAGATGGCCAAATAA
- a CDS encoding YxeA family protein: MTDEKMKRIYAVSLFAGLAFIASMVLNPAFNNTLNRWGKKEFYVYVVDPGKRILPDTIVRHIYEYRLPAMDEGGSQKTLTFTSDKQLSLDTYLRLYVSSADKVTAWEEVPQQELPDRIKNGNIP; the protein is encoded by the coding sequence TTGACCGACGAGAAAATGAAACGAATTTACGCAGTATCTCTGTTTGCCGGCCTTGCCTTCATTGCCAGTATGGTTCTCAATCCCGCCTTCAACAACACGTTAAATCGCTGGGGCAAAAAAGAGTTTTACGTCTACGTAGTGGATCCTGGAAAACGTATTTTGCCGGACACCATCGTGCGACATATTTATGAATACCGCCTGCCGGCCATGGACGAAGGCGGCAGCCAGAAAACGCTGACCTTCACTTCGGACAAGCAATTGTCGCTCGACACGTATCTGCGGCTTTACGTGTCCTCAGCCGACAAAGTGACCGCCTGGGAAGAAGTGCCGCAGCAGGAATTACCGGACCGGATCAAGAATGGGAACATCCCCTGA
- a CDS encoding alpha-hydroxy acid oxidase: MPVITCVEDLRVLAKKRVPKAFYDYADSGSYTESTYRANTDDLAALKLRQRVAINVDKRSTSTTMIGHDVTMPVAIAPTGLTGMQWANGEMLGAIAAEKFGIPFTLSTMSICSIEDVASVTTKPFWFQLYVMRDRGFVKSMIDRAKAAKCSALVLTLDLQILGQRHKDLKNGMSVPPKLTLDTLMDLASKPGWALRALTGRKTFGNLAGHITGGGSGIQTLSQWTASQFDPTLNWDDVAWIKEQWGGKLILKGILDVEDAKLAAQTGADALVVSNHGGRQLDGAMSSIEALPAIAEAVGDQIEVWFDGGIRTGQDILKATALGAKGTMIGRAFLYSLGAMGGEGVTKMLQILQKELDVSMALTGTRDIKDVGPQILIPRR; this comes from the coding sequence ATGCCCGTCATCACCTGTGTCGAAGATTTGCGCGTTCTGGCAAAAAAACGGGTACCTAAAGCGTTTTACGACTACGCCGACAGCGGCTCCTATACGGAGAGCACCTATCGCGCCAATACCGACGACCTGGCGGCGCTGAAGCTGCGCCAGCGCGTTGCCATCAACGTCGACAAACGCTCCACCAGCACCACCATGATCGGCCATGACGTCACCATGCCGGTGGCGATTGCTCCGACCGGACTGACAGGGATGCAATGGGCAAACGGCGAAATGCTGGGCGCGATCGCGGCAGAAAAATTCGGCATCCCTTTCACACTGTCGACCATGAGCATCTGCTCGATTGAAGACGTAGCCAGCGTCACCACCAAGCCGTTCTGGTTCCAGCTGTATGTGATGCGCGACCGTGGCTTCGTGAAGTCGATGATTGATCGCGCCAAGGCGGCAAAGTGCTCTGCGCTGGTGCTGACGCTGGATTTGCAGATCCTCGGCCAACGCCACAAGGATCTGAAAAACGGCATGTCGGTGCCACCGAAGCTGACGCTGGACACCCTCATGGATCTGGCGAGCAAACCAGGCTGGGCCTTGCGCGCGCTGACCGGCCGCAAGACCTTCGGCAATCTGGCAGGCCACATTACCGGTGGCGGTAGCGGCATTCAGACGCTGAGCCAATGGACGGCAAGCCAGTTCGACCCGACGCTGAACTGGGACGACGTCGCGTGGATTAAAGAACAATGGGGCGGCAAGCTGATCCTCAAGGGCATTCTCGACGTGGAAGATGCCAAGCTGGCGGCACAAACCGGCGCCGATGCATTGGTCGTCAGCAACCACGGCGGCCGCCAGCTGGATGGTGCGATGTCGTCGATAGAAGCGCTTCCGGCAATTGCCGAAGCAGTCGGCGACCAGATTGAAGTCTGGTTCGACGGCGGCATCCGCACTGGTCAGGACATCCTGAAGGCAACTGCGCTGGGCGCCAAAGGCACCATGATCGGCCGTGCCTTCCTGTATAGCCTCGGCGCCATGGGCGGTGAAGGCGTGACCAAGATGCTGCAAATCCTGCAAAAAGAACTGGATGTGAGCATGGCGCTGACCGGCACCAGGGACATCAAGGATGTCGGCCCGCAGATTCTGATTCCGCGTCGCTGA
- a CDS encoding ankyrin repeat domain-containing protein, with translation MLNQIEQFVKRFVGIASLAVATLASPFVQAGSYEDYITAVKMDAPRELQELIKRGLGPNVVEPQRGYSALTLSIREDSMKAFDVLFNTPGVDLEVKAKNGDTALMVAAFYGNQRVVKLLLDKEVEVNRPGWAALHYAAINGNPNIIKQLLDASAYIDAESPDDKMTPIMLAAVRGRTAAVRLLKEEGADITLKNADGMTALDLARHFDQKDVVEELTGQHTPWSQQRPGQ, from the coding sequence ATGCTGAATCAGATCGAGCAGTTTGTTAAACGTTTTGTCGGGATTGCTTCGCTGGCAGTGGCCACATTGGCATCGCCTTTTGTGCAGGCCGGCTCTTACGAGGATTACATCACTGCAGTCAAAATGGATGCGCCGCGCGAGTTGCAGGAGCTGATCAAACGCGGTCTCGGTCCCAATGTGGTTGAGCCGCAGCGCGGCTATTCGGCGCTGACCCTGTCCATCCGTGAAGATTCGATGAAAGCTTTCGACGTGCTATTCAACACGCCGGGCGTCGATCTTGAAGTGAAGGCAAAAAATGGCGATACGGCCTTGATGGTCGCCGCGTTTTACGGCAATCAGCGCGTGGTGAAACTGTTGCTCGACAAGGAAGTGGAAGTGAATCGCCCCGGCTGGGCTGCCTTGCACTATGCGGCCATCAACGGCAATCCGAACATCATCAAGCAACTGCTGGATGCCTCCGCTTATATCGATGCAGAATCCCCCGACGACAAGATGACGCCGATCATGCTGGCAGCGGTGCGCGGCCGGACTGCCGCCGTCAGATTGCTCAAGGAAGAGGGCGCGGATATCACGCTGAAAAACGCAGACGGCATGACGGCTCTTGATCTGGCGCGTCATTTCGATCAAAAGGACGTGGTTGAAGAACTGACCGGTCAGCACACGCCCTGGTCGCAGCAGCGTCCCGGACAGTAG